The proteins below are encoded in one region of Rhodopirellula islandica:
- the ppk2 gene encoding polyphosphate kinase 2, producing the protein MTEQNLPTDYDRIRDDILDSIDEEIEAEIGDALMERATEPRPDGNEQIGRHEYFRNLLQLQLELVKLQEWVVANQVKIAVLFEGRDAAGKGGAIKRITQRLNPRVCRVVALPAPNEREKTQWYFQRYTPHLPAGGEIVLFDRSWYNRAGVERVMGFCTDQEYEQFFQTVPEFERMIVASGTILLKYWFSITDDEQEFRFQCRINDPLKQWKLSPMDLESRRRWEQYTKAKEVMLERSHISEAPWWVVEGNDKKRARLNCIHHLLSQIPYGEVAQDSVELPDRLHSDEYKRNEIPQEVIVPMVY; encoded by the coding sequence GTGACCGAACAAAATCTCCCCACGGATTACGACCGAATTCGCGACGACATCCTGGATTCGATTGACGAAGAAATCGAAGCCGAGATCGGCGATGCGTTGATGGAACGCGCCACCGAACCGCGGCCTGATGGCAACGAGCAAATCGGGCGTCACGAGTACTTTCGCAACTTGCTTCAATTGCAACTGGAACTGGTCAAACTGCAGGAATGGGTGGTCGCCAACCAAGTCAAAATTGCGGTGCTGTTCGAAGGCCGTGACGCGGCCGGAAAAGGCGGGGCGATCAAACGCATCACCCAGCGTTTGAATCCACGAGTGTGCCGCGTCGTTGCCTTGCCAGCTCCCAACGAACGTGAAAAGACGCAGTGGTACTTTCAGCGTTACACACCGCACCTTCCCGCCGGCGGTGAAATCGTGCTGTTCGATCGCAGTTGGTACAACCGTGCGGGAGTCGAACGCGTGATGGGTTTTTGCACGGACCAAGAGTACGAGCAATTCTTCCAAACCGTCCCCGAATTCGAACGAATGATCGTCGCTTCCGGAACGATCCTGCTGAAATATTGGTTCTCGATCACCGACGATGAGCAAGAATTCCGTTTCCAATGCCGGATCAATGATCCTTTGAAGCAATGGAAGCTCAGTCCGATGGACCTGGAATCTCGTCGTCGATGGGAACAGTACACCAAGGCCAAGGAAGTGATGCTGGAACGATCCCATATCTCCGAAGCGCCATGGTGGGTCGTCGAAGGCAACGACAAAAAGCGAGCCAGGTTGAACTGCATCCATCACCTGCTGTCCCAGATTCCCTACGGCGAAGTGGCCCAAGACTCGGTGGAACTACCGGATCGATTGCACAGCGACGAATACAAACGCAACGAGATCCCTCAAGAAGTCATCGTGCCGATGGTTTATTGA
- a CDS encoding Na/Pi symporter, with translation MEHALEEAVSEEMPTTGSHSPILQWISVAVLVYFLICAVGLIGTGFKTATGDEAEEMFGFATNPFAGLVVGTVATALIQSSSTVTSIIVGLVAGGLPVSVAVPMVMGANIGTSITNTIVSLGHVRQKKEFARAFAAATVHDFFNLLSVVIFLPLEMMFGLLEKIGSLLAGFFVVEDASMKGMNFVKASTAPVVNSAKHLVENLSDGLGGLTLIFAGIVLIFLTIHYVGKLLKQLMVGRAKDIMHAAIGKGPLSGIASGTLVTVLVQSSSTTTSLMVPLAGSGAFGLKQIYPFTLGANIGTCITALLAATAVDGNQAAALQIAFIHLTYNVLGVVVIYGIPFLRFLPVRAAEWLGATASENKLIALAYIVGVFFLIPGLCLGISSIL, from the coding sequence TTGGAACACGCTCTGGAAGAAGCGGTGTCAGAGGAAATGCCCACGACGGGCAGCCACTCACCTATCCTTCAATGGATCTCCGTCGCAGTCCTGGTCTATTTTTTGATCTGCGCGGTGGGATTGATCGGCACCGGTTTCAAGACCGCGACTGGAGATGAAGCGGAAGAGATGTTCGGGTTTGCGACCAACCCCTTTGCTGGCCTGGTCGTTGGAACGGTCGCCACCGCGTTGATCCAATCCTCTTCCACAGTGACCTCCATCATCGTGGGTTTGGTTGCGGGCGGGTTACCGGTCTCCGTTGCGGTGCCGATGGTCATGGGGGCCAACATAGGCACCTCCATCACCAACACGATCGTGTCGCTCGGCCACGTTCGCCAGAAAAAGGAGTTTGCCCGGGCCTTCGCTGCGGCGACCGTGCACGACTTCTTCAACCTGCTCTCCGTGGTGATTTTCTTGCCGCTGGAGATGATGTTTGGTCTGCTCGAGAAAATTGGCAGCCTGCTGGCAGGGTTCTTTGTGGTCGAAGATGCGTCGATGAAGGGAATGAACTTTGTCAAAGCCTCCACCGCTCCGGTCGTGAACAGTGCCAAACACTTGGTTGAAAATCTTTCCGACGGACTGGGAGGATTGACCCTCATCTTCGCGGGCATCGTGCTGATTTTTCTAACCATTCACTACGTCGGCAAACTGCTCAAGCAATTGATGGTTGGTCGAGCCAAGGACATCATGCACGCTGCCATTGGCAAAGGCCCACTTTCAGGGATCGCATCGGGAACCCTGGTCACCGTTTTGGTTCAATCTTCTTCGACGACCACCTCGTTGATGGTACCGCTGGCTGGCTCGGGTGCGTTTGGATTGAAACAGATCTACCCGTTCACGCTGGGTGCCAACATCGGCACCTGCATCACTGCCCTGCTTGCCGCCACCGCGGTCGATGGCAACCAAGCGGCCGCGTTGCAAATCGCGTTCATTCACTTGACGTACAACGTCCTCGGAGTCGTGGTGATCTATGGCATCCCGTTCCTGCGATTCCTGCCGGTCCGTGCGGCTGAATGGTTGGGGGCAACCGCGTCCGAAAACAAGTTGATCGCGCTGGCGTACATCGTTGGAGTGTTCTTCCTCATTCCCGGACTTTGCCTGGGCATCTCCAGCATTCTTTGA
- a CDS encoding nucleoside hydrolase — MKLRLHRLLSFCLVMLAISASLSPVSATEPSANQPPVKLILDTDMSGDCDDAGALALLHALADRGECELLAVVTNRRDLTNASAAAVDAINTYYGRGDIPIGTDKTGPTAFQRTSPYTTALRDDFDHDMLPDSEAADALDVYRQALRTAADRSITICSVGAFSNLAVLIREEPELIRTKVKSLVVMGGHFPQSNRREANIATHVEAARLVAEHWPGEIIWHGFEVGKQLVTGARLKSTPQTNPVRRAYELRPMPGNKMSIDAGKPSYDQAAALFAVRGAEPKVWQIIPNGRVEIDDRGITSWTQESPGAQSATHSYVKIATSPKQLARTIEDLMVVAPK, encoded by the coding sequence ATGAAGCTTCGCTTGCACAGATTGCTGTCCTTCTGCCTCGTCATGCTGGCGATTTCCGCCTCCCTTTCCCCCGTCTCCGCAACAGAGCCATCGGCGAATCAGCCCCCCGTCAAGCTAATCCTGGACACAGACATGTCGGGCGACTGCGACGACGCAGGAGCACTCGCACTGTTGCATGCCTTGGCTGATCGCGGCGAGTGCGAACTCCTGGCTGTGGTCACCAATCGTCGCGATCTGACAAACGCTTCCGCCGCTGCCGTCGACGCGATCAACACGTACTACGGCCGAGGTGATATCCCGATCGGCACCGACAAAACGGGGCCGACGGCATTTCAACGTACCAGCCCCTACACAACGGCGCTGCGAGACGACTTCGACCACGACATGCTCCCTGATTCGGAGGCTGCTGACGCGCTCGACGTGTATCGACAGGCCCTGAGAACGGCAGCGGATCGCAGCATCACAATTTGCAGTGTTGGAGCGTTTTCCAATCTCGCTGTATTGATTCGCGAGGAACCCGAACTGATTCGCACCAAAGTCAAAAGCTTGGTCGTGATGGGAGGTCATTTCCCGCAATCCAACCGGCGCGAAGCCAACATTGCCACTCATGTCGAAGCAGCCCGACTGGTGGCGGAGCATTGGCCGGGCGAAATCATCTGGCACGGTTTCGAAGTGGGCAAACAGCTGGTGACCGGTGCCAGACTCAAATCCACTCCCCAAACCAACCCTGTTCGCCGCGCGTATGAACTGCGTCCGATGCCTGGCAACAAGATGTCAATCGACGCCGGCAAACCGAGCTACGATCAAGCGGCCGCACTCTTTGCCGTTCGTGGTGCGGAACCCAAGGTCTGGCAAATCATCCCAAATGGGCGAGTTGAGATTGACGATCGCGGCATCACCTCTTGGACACAAGAATCACCGGGCGCTCAATCAGCAACTCACTCCTACGTCAAAATCGCAACCTCGCCCAAGCAACTGGCTCGCACCATCGAAGACCTGATGGTGGTCGCACCGAAGTGA
- a CDS encoding DUF3124 domain-containing protein, translating to MPTPFSEERAEQISRHLKLLTFLFVIVPIVLLVIFIEFRFRSIEENLPLQSPSVRDEARRELDTMPWHPVTGQRLYVPAYSHVYHQKGDPYLLTVTLNVRNTDVDNEIVITSVRYYDTSGKEIRSLLQKPLQLAPLAATEFVIQRDDKTGGSGASFLVEWQAGTEVNQPIVETVMVDTSNTQGISFTASAVAISGNLPATQGATESEE from the coding sequence ATGCCGACTCCCTTCAGTGAAGAACGCGCCGAACAGATCTCGCGGCACCTCAAGCTGCTCACGTTTCTGTTCGTGATTGTTCCGATTGTGTTGCTGGTGATTTTCATCGAGTTTCGCTTTCGCTCGATCGAAGAGAACCTGCCTCTTCAATCCCCCAGCGTTCGCGACGAAGCCAGACGCGAACTGGACACGATGCCGTGGCACCCTGTCACGGGCCAGCGGCTCTATGTTCCCGCGTACTCGCACGTTTATCACCAAAAGGGTGATCCGTATCTGCTGACGGTCACGCTGAACGTTCGCAACACCGACGTTGACAATGAGATCGTGATCACATCCGTCCGGTACTACGACACCAGCGGAAAAGAGATTCGATCGTTGCTGCAGAAACCATTGCAGCTCGCCCCACTCGCAGCCACCGAATTTGTCATCCAACGCGATGACAAAACGGGAGGCAGCGGCGCCAGCTTCCTGGTTGAATGGCAGGCGGGGACCGAGGTCAACCAACCGATTGTGGAGACCGTGATGGTCGATACGAGCAACACACAAGGCATCTCATTCACCGCCTCGGCCGTCGCAATCAGCGGGAACTTGCCGGCCACTCAAGGGGCGACAGAATCGGAGGAATGA
- a CDS encoding SulP family inorganic anion transporter — translation MSTSEVPKPTSLYSPSSIAQDLVAGLVVFLVALPLCLGIALASGADLFSGLLSGIVGGLVVAVISGSHTSVSGPAAGLTAIVAAQITLLGSFEAFLLAVLIAGLIQIGFGIARGGALSAFFPSSVIKGLLVAIGVILILKQIPHIFGHDTDPEGDMSFIQPDQENTFSELLTIFAGEIHVGAMVIGLLSIAILLIWERIPALKKSLVPAPLIVVAVGVLINLGFTNIGPDWLVSGSHLVQIPIAQSFSEFVGFLRMPDFSRTFDPAIYIAAVTIAVVASLETLLNLEAVDKLDKAKRNSPPSRELIAQGCGNMVCGLIGGLPVTSVVVRGSVNVGAGSKTKMSAIFHGALILISVAFLPTLMNKIPLSALAAILLVTGFKLASPTIFKQMWKEGRYQFIPFIVTVVAIVMTDLLVGILIGLGISILFILNSNLRRPIRRIVETQVDGDVTHIELSNQVSFLNRAALDRVLNETSPGSKLVIDASRSDYIDPDVLSLIRDFKDNVAPPRDISVNLAGFRQKYQLSDVKEFAEFTSRELQEKVTSDQVIKILRNGNRRFADGTRLNRDLGRQVNATAAGQSPLAAVLSCIDSRVPTELVFDLGVGDIFSVRVAGNIVGTKSLGSLEYAVGVAGVKLVAVLGHTRCGAVTSSVELIAANQGAEAATGCQHLQSIVDEIAPCVPSDSAEAVENLSAEAMEQYVDKVAEANVIHTVEEILKRSRIIREAVQDGRVKVIGALYDVKTGHTKFLGDGGSELASESASGPPAEVAG, via the coding sequence ATGTCGACATCCGAAGTTCCCAAACCGACCAGTCTGTATTCCCCCAGTTCCATTGCCCAAGACCTCGTCGCGGGTTTGGTGGTCTTTCTGGTCGCCCTCCCACTCTGCCTGGGAATCGCCCTGGCCTCCGGTGCAGACCTCTTTTCCGGATTGCTGTCAGGCATTGTCGGGGGCCTGGTGGTCGCCGTCATCAGTGGATCGCACACCAGCGTCAGTGGTCCCGCGGCGGGATTGACCGCCATCGTTGCTGCGCAAATCACCTTGCTGGGATCCTTCGAAGCCTTTCTGTTGGCCGTGCTGATTGCCGGCCTCATCCAGATCGGTTTTGGGATCGCTCGAGGCGGTGCCCTCTCGGCGTTTTTCCCCTCCAGCGTCATCAAAGGACTGTTGGTCGCAATTGGTGTGATTCTGATCTTGAAGCAGATCCCTCACATCTTCGGCCACGACACCGACCCAGAAGGGGACATGTCGTTCATCCAACCTGACCAGGAAAACACGTTCTCTGAGCTGCTGACCATCTTCGCTGGTGAGATTCACGTCGGGGCAATGGTGATCGGGCTTTTGTCGATTGCCATTCTGTTGATCTGGGAACGTATCCCTGCCCTCAAGAAGTCCCTGGTTCCCGCCCCGTTGATCGTGGTTGCCGTGGGAGTCCTGATCAACTTGGGATTCACCAACATCGGCCCAGACTGGTTGGTCAGCGGATCACACTTGGTACAGATCCCGATCGCACAAAGCTTTTCTGAGTTCGTCGGTTTCCTCCGGATGCCCGACTTCAGCCGAACGTTTGACCCGGCAATTTACATCGCCGCTGTCACGATTGCGGTGGTCGCGTCCCTGGAGACATTGCTGAACTTGGAAGCGGTCGACAAGCTCGACAAAGCGAAACGCAACTCACCACCAAGCCGCGAATTGATCGCACAGGGGTGCGGCAACATGGTCTGCGGTTTGATAGGTGGGCTTCCCGTCACCTCGGTCGTCGTTCGTGGTTCGGTCAACGTCGGTGCTGGTTCCAAAACGAAAATGTCGGCGATCTTCCACGGAGCGCTGATCTTGATCAGCGTTGCTTTCTTGCCGACTTTGATGAACAAAATCCCGCTGTCCGCATTGGCGGCGATCCTGTTGGTGACGGGTTTCAAATTGGCCAGCCCCACCATTTTCAAGCAGATGTGGAAGGAAGGTCGTTATCAATTCATACCGTTCATCGTCACCGTCGTTGCGATTGTCATGACGGACTTGTTGGTCGGAATTCTGATCGGCTTGGGAATCAGCATTTTGTTCATTCTCAACAGCAACCTGCGTCGACCAATTCGGCGCATTGTGGAAACGCAAGTCGATGGCGATGTCACTCACATTGAGCTCTCCAACCAAGTCAGCTTTCTCAACCGCGCCGCCTTGGACCGAGTCCTCAACGAAACGAGTCCCGGCAGCAAACTTGTGATCGACGCCTCTCGCTCCGATTACATCGATCCCGATGTGTTGAGCCTGATTCGAGACTTCAAAGACAACGTGGCCCCGCCCCGAGACATTTCGGTCAACCTGGCTGGCTTCCGGCAGAAGTATCAACTCAGCGACGTCAAAGAATTCGCCGAATTCACATCGCGTGAACTGCAAGAAAAAGTCACCTCCGACCAAGTCATCAAGATTCTTCGAAACGGAAACCGTCGCTTTGCCGACGGCACGCGATTGAACCGCGACTTAGGACGACAGGTCAATGCGACCGCGGCGGGACAAAGCCCACTGGCGGCCGTCCTGAGCTGCATCGATTCGCGGGTGCCAACGGAGTTGGTCTTCGACCTCGGTGTGGGGGACATTTTCAGTGTGCGAGTGGCCGGGAATATCGTTGGCACCAAATCACTGGGCAGCCTCGAATACGCCGTCGGCGTTGCCGGAGTGAAGCTGGTCGCTGTCCTGGGACACACGCGTTGTGGAGCAGTGACTTCTTCCGTCGAACTGATCGCCGCCAACCAAGGCGCCGAAGCAGCGACGGGTTGCCAGCATTTGCAGTCAATCGTCGATGAGATCGCACCCTGCGTCCCCAGTGACTCCGCCGAAGCGGTCGAAAATCTATCCGCGGAAGCGATGGAGCAATACGTCGACAAGGTTGCCGAAGCCAACGTCATTCACACCGTCGAGGAAATTCTGAAAAGAAGCCGCATCATTCGCGAAGCAGTGCAAGACGGACGTGTGAAGGTGATCGGTGCGTTGTATGATGTGAAGACCGGCCACACCAAGTTCCTCGGGGACGGCGGTTCAGAACTTGCATCCGAGTCAGCGTCGGGTCCTCCGGCAGAAGTGGCTGGGTAA
- a CDS encoding potassium/proton antiporter: MFSIETLILLAGSLLLLGIASNKFSARMGVPVLVVFLAIGMLAGSEGIGGIEFENYTLAHGFATAALCLILFNGGIGTPYAAFQSAWKPASLLATVGVVVTAGITGLAASWILGLSWTQGLLLGSIVGSTDASVVFSVLRGGGVHIRPRLANTLEVESGSNDPMAIFLTVGLIEVLTGQTPLGFGLVTLFLNQAVVGTGMGLAVGWVGAWLLQNIRLEAAGLYPVMATALGLFSFGMASELGGSGFLAVYLTGVVIGNRRPVFLRGIVLFHDALAWMCQILMFTALGILSFPSRLWNVTVPAILIASVLIFVARPIAVFLCGMPFRFSTRELTFLSWVGLKGAVPITLATFPMMAGLPAASIIFDTVFFVVLVSALVQGWTLPAVARVLKLEVPKHQKTPVTLEISSLQNVDGDIVDYFIEQDSRASGCLIKDLALPDGVVIALIVRDEQTVLPQGRSQLKPGDHVVVVLRPSIRAMVDRVFAPTRAHTTDLPPELEFPLRGSIKVRELEQFYELKLADDGDLTMDELVRLHLKKDKMKIGAAVQIDKIVLHLRELSSDGKVQYVGMSILPEPE; encoded by the coding sequence ATGTTCAGCATTGAAACTCTCATCCTGCTCGCCGGGAGTTTGCTGTTACTAGGAATCGCGTCGAACAAATTTTCGGCGAGAATGGGTGTCCCCGTGCTGGTGGTTTTCTTAGCCATCGGAATGCTGGCGGGATCCGAAGGCATCGGGGGAATCGAATTTGAGAACTACACGCTGGCCCATGGTTTTGCCACCGCCGCGCTGTGCTTGATTCTGTTCAATGGCGGGATCGGAACGCCCTACGCGGCCTTTCAATCAGCCTGGAAGCCCGCCTCTTTGTTGGCCACGGTGGGGGTGGTGGTAACGGCCGGGATCACCGGATTGGCTGCATCTTGGATCCTGGGCCTGAGTTGGACGCAGGGGTTGCTGCTCGGCAGCATTGTGGGCTCGACCGACGCTTCGGTCGTGTTTTCGGTGCTTCGCGGAGGTGGCGTTCATATCCGCCCCAGGTTGGCGAACACCTTGGAAGTCGAAAGCGGCTCCAACGACCCCATGGCGATCTTCTTGACCGTCGGTTTGATTGAGGTCCTGACCGGACAGACGCCGCTTGGGTTTGGCCTGGTCACGTTGTTCCTGAATCAAGCCGTCGTCGGCACCGGCATGGGTCTCGCGGTGGGCTGGGTCGGTGCCTGGTTGCTGCAGAACATCCGATTGGAAGCGGCGGGTTTGTATCCCGTGATGGCCACTGCATTGGGCCTGTTCTCATTCGGCATGGCCTCCGAACTGGGTGGCAGCGGGTTCTTGGCCGTTTACCTCACCGGCGTTGTGATTGGCAATCGAAGGCCTGTTTTCCTTCGAGGCATCGTCTTGTTCCACGACGCATTGGCGTGGATGTGCCAGATCCTGATGTTCACGGCTCTTGGCATTTTGTCCTTTCCCAGTCGCCTGTGGAACGTCACCGTCCCGGCGATTTTGATCGCCTCGGTGTTGATTTTTGTGGCCCGGCCCATCGCCGTGTTTTTGTGCGGGATGCCATTTCGATTCTCGACTCGCGAGTTGACGTTTCTGTCTTGGGTCGGACTCAAAGGCGCGGTGCCCATCACTCTGGCCACGTTCCCAATGATGGCGGGACTTCCTGCCGCCTCGATCATCTTCGACACCGTTTTCTTCGTCGTTTTGGTTTCGGCACTTGTGCAGGGCTGGACCCTCCCCGCGGTCGCGCGCGTTTTGAAATTGGAAGTGCCCAAGCATCAAAAGACGCCGGTGACGCTTGAGATCAGCTCGCTTCAAAACGTGGACGGGGACATTGTCGACTACTTCATCGAACAGGATTCACGGGCATCGGGTTGCTTGATCAAAGACTTGGCGCTGCCCGATGGAGTGGTCATTGCGTTGATTGTTCGCGACGAGCAAACGGTGCTGCCACAAGGTCGATCGCAGTTGAAACCGGGGGATCACGTGGTTGTCGTGCTACGGCCAAGCATTCGTGCGATGGTCGACCGTGTTTTTGCCCCCACGCGTGCCCACACCACCGACCTCCCGCCGGAACTCGAATTTCCGCTGCGAGGCTCGATCAAAGTTCGTGAATTGGAGCAGTTTTACGAGCTAAAACTGGCCGACGACGGGGACCTCACCATGGATGAGTTGGTCCGACTGCATCTTAAAAAAGACAAAATGAAGATTGGCGCCGCGGTCCAAATTGACAAAATTGTGCTTCATTTACGAGAATTATCGTCCGATGGAAAGGTTCAGTACGTAGGAATGTCGATCCTTCCAGAACCGGAGTGA
- a CDS encoding efflux RND transporter permease subunit has translation MKFPHFFIERPIFASVLSFLIVLVGGIVYFTLPVSQYPSVAPPTILVRASYPGATPEVIADTVATPIEQEMNGVDDMLYMESSSSSDGTMQLTVTFKLGTDLDDAQVLVQNRVAIAESRLPDQVRQIGVTTTKQIPDMLMVVHLNSPDGSRDQLYISNYAFLRVRDALMRLNGVGEIRIAGGNEYAMRIWLDIEKMTHVDLTAGEIVNAIQAQNIQVAAGVIGQPPTDDTGDFQLNVTTQGRLIREDEFGDIIVKRGDDGRITRLRDVARIELGAQDYSRLSYLDGKPAVAVLVYQRPGTNAVETAAEVKRIMNEMSEEFPQGIGFEVAYNPTDYVEDSISEVFETLFITTIFVVLTVFLFLHGWRPTIIPVIAIPISLIGTFAVMQFLGVTLNTLSLFGLVLAIGIVVDDAIVVVENVERLIAEGMTARQATHKAMDEVGSALIATTLVLIAVFVPTVFVPGISGKFYQQFALTISISTAISTFVSLTLSPALCALLLRPKDAPKNRMGKMIDFLFGWFFRLFNRTFDATSNIYASIVGSLIKRTGFALVLYAGLLVLTGFSFSLVPTGFIPDQDQGYVIVAINLPDGASLARTDRVTRRVAEIGKQIDGVKHAVGIAGLSGATFSIKPNAAVTFLPLEDAKERAKRGRGVNAIVADMRREVAAINEAQILIIPPPPIRGIGRGGGFKMYVQDRSGAGLDSLNQVAQTMLAEANQQPGVTQVFSNLRMDVPQVYADVDRTKAQMLDIPVNRVFEALQVYLGSVYINDFNFLGRTYRVTAQAEPKFRDEAADISRIRTRSDRGASVALGSVVNITKTAGPDRLVRFNLFPAADLNGTTVPGFSTGQSLATMEQLADLNLPPGFGYEWTEIAFQEKQAGNTIVFLFPLAVLFVFLALAAQYESWLLPLAIILIVPLCLLFALTGVWFRGMDNNVLTQIGFIVLIGLACKNAILIVEFAKAEEDAGKNRFDAAIAACRLRLRPILMTAFSFILGVVPLLVATGAGFEMRRVLGTAVFAGMLGVTIFGLFLTPVFYVLLRRFAKRTEPETTPEGT, from the coding sequence ATGAAGTTCCCACACTTCTTCATTGAACGCCCGATTTTTGCCTCGGTGCTGTCATTCCTGATCGTGCTGGTCGGTGGGATCGTGTATTTCACGCTCCCGGTGTCGCAGTATCCCAGCGTCGCGCCGCCGACCATTTTGGTTCGAGCCAGTTATCCCGGGGCAACCCCGGAAGTCATCGCTGACACCGTGGCGACGCCGATCGAACAAGAGATGAACGGCGTCGATGACATGCTGTACATGGAATCGTCGTCCAGCTCGGACGGAACCATGCAGTTGACAGTGACGTTCAAATTGGGCACGGACCTCGATGATGCCCAGGTGTTGGTGCAGAACCGAGTCGCGATTGCAGAGTCTCGTTTGCCTGATCAAGTCCGCCAAATCGGCGTGACGACGACCAAACAAATCCCAGACATGCTGATGGTGGTTCACCTGAACTCGCCCGACGGCAGTCGCGATCAGCTGTACATCAGCAACTACGCGTTTCTACGAGTTCGCGATGCATTGATGCGATTGAATGGAGTCGGCGAAATCCGAATCGCCGGCGGCAACGAATACGCCATGCGCATTTGGCTGGACATCGAAAAGATGACCCACGTCGATTTGACCGCGGGTGAAATCGTCAATGCCATCCAAGCCCAGAACATTCAAGTCGCGGCCGGTGTGATCGGCCAACCACCGACCGATGACACCGGTGATTTTCAGCTCAACGTCACCACGCAAGGACGCCTGATTCGCGAAGATGAGTTTGGCGACATCATTGTCAAACGAGGCGACGACGGACGCATCACGCGACTTCGCGATGTGGCCCGCATTGAACTGGGAGCTCAAGACTATTCGCGATTGAGCTATCTCGATGGCAAACCCGCCGTCGCAGTGCTGGTCTATCAGCGTCCCGGCACCAACGCGGTTGAAACCGCGGCGGAAGTCAAACGCATCATGAACGAAATGAGCGAGGAATTCCCTCAGGGGATCGGGTTCGAGGTCGCCTACAACCCGACCGACTATGTCGAGGATTCGATTTCCGAAGTGTTTGAAACGCTCTTCATCACAACGATTTTCGTCGTCTTGACCGTGTTTCTATTCTTGCATGGCTGGCGTCCAACCATCATCCCCGTGATCGCGATTCCGATTTCTTTGATCGGCACCTTCGCCGTGATGCAGTTCCTGGGGGTGACGCTGAATACCTTGTCCCTGTTTGGATTGGTCCTGGCGATTGGGATTGTGGTCGATGACGCGATTGTGGTGGTCGAGAATGTCGAGCGATTGATTGCCGAGGGCATGACCGCACGGCAGGCCACTCACAAGGCAATGGACGAGGTCGGGTCCGCCCTGATTGCCACGACATTGGTGTTGATCGCGGTGTTTGTGCCCACGGTGTTTGTGCCCGGGATCAGTGGCAAGTTCTACCAACAATTCGCGTTGACGATCTCGATCTCCACCGCGATTTCCACCTTCGTTTCGTTGACGCTCAGCCCAGCGTTGTGTGCGTTGTTGCTGCGTCCGAAAGACGCGCCGAAGAATCGAATGGGAAAAATGATTGACTTCCTGTTCGGCTGGTTCTTTCGGTTGTTCAATCGAACGTTTGATGCGACCAGCAACATCTACGCATCGATCGTTGGCAGTTTGATCAAGAGGACCGGTTTCGCACTGGTGCTGTACGCGGGCCTGTTGGTTCTCACCGGGTTCAGTTTCAGCCTGGTACCGACTGGTTTCATTCCGGACCAGGACCAGGGCTACGTGATCGTTGCGATCAACTTGCCCGACGGTGCGTCGCTGGCCCGAACCGACCGGGTGACTCGGCGAGTGGCGGAGATTGGAAAGCAGATCGACGGGGTGAAGCATGCCGTCGGAATCGCCGGTCTTTCCGGGGCCACGTTCTCGATCAAACCCAACGCGGCGGTGACATTCTTGCCGTTGGAAGACGCCAAGGAACGAGCCAAACGAGGGCGTGGGGTCAATGCAATCGTGGCGGACATGCGGCGTGAAGTGGCGGCCATCAACGAAGCTCAGATCTTGATCATTCCGCCACCCCCGATTCGTGGGATTGGGCGTGGGGGAGGTTTCAAGATGTATGTCCAAGACCGCAGCGGTGCGGGACTGGATTCACTCAACCAAGTCGCCCAGACAATGCTTGCCGAAGCCAACCAACAACCTGGCGTCACGCAAGTGTTCTCGAACCTGCGAATGGATGTCCCACAAGTCTACGCGGACGTGGACCGGACCAAAGCACAGATGCTGGATATCCCCGTCAACCGAGTCTTCGAAGCGTTGCAGGTCTACTTGGGATCGGTGTACATCAACGATTTCAACTTCCTCGGCCGTACCTACCGGGTCACCGCGCAAGCGGAACCCAAGTTTCGCGATGAGGCGGCCGACATTTCCCGGATTCGGACTCGTAGCGATCGAGGAGCCTCCGTGGCACTGGGCTCGGTCGTCAACATCACCAAGACCGCTGGCCCGGACCGATTGGTCCGATTCAACCTGTTTCCTGCTGCCGACCTCAACGGAACCACCGTTCCTGGTTTCAGCACCGGGCAATCTCTGGCGACGATGGAACAATTGGCCGATCTGAATCTGCCACCCGGTTTTGGCTATGAATGGACCGAGATCGCCTTCCAGGAGAAACAAGCAGGCAACACGATTGTCTTCCTGTTCCCGCTGGCGGTCTTGTTCGTGTTCTTGGCTCTCGCCGCACAATACGAAAGTTGGTTGCTGCCGCTGGCCATCATCTTGATTGTGCCGCTGTGTCTGCTGTTCGCCCTGACCGGCGTTTGGTTCCGTGGGATGGACAACAACGTTCTGACACAGATCGGTTTCATCGTGTTGATCGGTCTGGCGTGTAAGAACGCGATTTTGATCGTCGAATTTGCCAAAGCGGAAGAGGACGCTGGCAAGAACCGATTTGATGCTGCCATCGCGGCTTGCCGGTTGCGGTTGCGTCCGATTCTGATGACGGCATTTTCGTTCATCCTGGGTGTGGTGCCGTTGTTGGTTGCCACGGGTGCAGGATTCGAAATGCGACGCGTGCTGGGAACCGCTGTGTTCGCAGGCATGTTGGGAGTCACGATCTTTGGTTTGTTTTTGACGCCTGTGTTCTATGTTTTGCTGCGACGTTTCGCGAAACGCACCGAGCCAGAAACAACACCGGAAGGCACTTGA